Below is a window of Agrobacterium vitis DNA.
GTCGTCGCGCTTCTCTCAACCGTGTCGCAGCCTGCGCTGGCGCGCAGCCCCTATACGGGGCAGAACGCGAATACCGTGCTGATTACACCCTCAGGAGAGGTTCTGGATTTCGTACCAGAACAAGGCTCGGTGATGATTAGCCGCGACCGCATGGGCCGCACGGTATTGATCGACCGCTCCGGCAATCTTATCGCCACGGAAATGCCTGCGGACATGGTCTATGGCCGCGCCGACCGCAATCGTTATCCCAATGATTATTATCCGCCTGCCCCTTCTGGCGGCGGCTATGACGATGAGGACATGGCGACCGGCGGCATTCCAGAGGATCAACCCGTCGAGCGTCAGCCCCTCGGCCAGGGCTATCCGCAAAATGTCAACCACGATCCGTCGGTGAGCGACGATGCCCTGGCACGGCCTGCGTCCCCCTCGACCGCAACGCCTTCAACGCTTGGCAGCACCGGCAAGGCCAAGCCGGAAATCACCGCACTTCAGGTGTTTCTTGCCCGCGAAGGGTTTTCGCCGGGCGCTATCGACGGCCATATGGGCATGAATGTGCAAAAGGCGCTGGAAGCCTGGCAGCAGAAGACCGGCGAGACGCTGAACCCTAATGACACCGACGCCATCATGGAGCGGCTGCGGATGAATGGCGGCCTGCCCTTCACCAGCTACACGCTGACCGCCGCCGATGCCGCTGGTCCGTATGTGGCGGAAATTCCTGAGGATTACAGCCAGAAGGCTGCGATGCCGTCGCTTGGCTATACATCCACCACGGAAATGCTGGCGGAGAAATTCCACATGGATGAGGGCTACTTGAAAGCGCTCAATCCCGGTGTCGATTTCACTGTTCCCGGCAGCACGGTCAAAGTGGTCAGCATCGGCCAGCCCCATAGTGGCAGAGTTGCTCGCATCGTTGCCGACAAGGGACGCAAACAGGTTCTGGCATATGGCGAGGATGGCCAGTTGATCACCGCCTATCCGGCCAGCATCGGCTCCAATGACACGCCGTCGCCATCCGGCACCGTGCAGGTACAGCGCGTCGCGTTCGATCCCGGCTATACCTATAATCCGAAGGTGAATTTCCAGCAGGGTGCCAATGACAAGGTGCTGAATATTCCGCCAGGCCCGAATGGCCCGGTCGGCACCGTCTGGATTGCCCTGTCCAAGCCCACCTACGGCATCCACGGCACGCCGGAGCCCTCGAAAATCGGTCGCACCCAGAGCCACGGCTGTATCCGCCTGACCAATTGGGATGCAACGGAACTGGCCAAGATGGTGCAGCCGGGTGTTACCGTGGAATTCGTTGACTGAGTGCGGTCATCTTAAGCACATAAAAATGCCCCGCCGACGGTTGTCGTAGCGGGGCATTTTTTTGGCTTATACCATTATACAAGTCTCAGGCGGCATCGCCGATCAGCCGCAAAAGGCGCGGGCGCAGGCTGCGCACCACTTTGACCGGCAGCAGATGCACGACTTCCGCAGCAAAGGCGCGTGAATTGTCCTGCGCCTTATCCAGATTGCTGACCTTGGCCGGGTCCATC
It encodes the following:
- a CDS encoding L,D-transpeptidase family protein — translated: MQPLWKTGLIVVALLSTVSQPALARSPYTGQNANTVLITPSGEVLDFVPEQGSVMISRDRMGRTVLIDRSGNLIATEMPADMVYGRADRNRYPNDYYPPAPSGGGYDDEDMATGGIPEDQPVERQPLGQGYPQNVNHDPSVSDDALARPASPSTATPSTLGSTGKAKPEITALQVFLAREGFSPGAIDGHMGMNVQKALEAWQQKTGETLNPNDTDAIMERLRMNGGLPFTSYTLTAADAAGPYVAEIPEDYSQKAAMPSLGYTSTTEMLAEKFHMDEGYLKALNPGVDFTVPGSTVKVVSIGQPHSGRVARIVADKGRKQVLAYGEDGQLITAYPASIGSNDTPSPSGTVQVQRVAFDPGYTYNPKVNFQQGANDKVLNIPPGPNGPVGTVWIALSKPTYGIHGTPEPSKIGRTQSHGCIRLTNWDATELAKMVQPGVTVEFVD